One region of Lebetimonas natsushimae genomic DNA includes:
- a CDS encoding HD domain-containing phosphohydrolase: MFKEIKTIKKLVIYLIIFWTFVITFFIFFDIYKSYIYARNEALSQAKVKTQDDINFRHWVASHGGVYVPIDKNTPPNPYLAHLKNRDVETFDGQHLTLMNPAYALRQLLSTSSSKYKDKITSNILLNPNNKPDEWEKKALKIVIKNEKPYYEFKNHDYLRYMVPFKVEKSCLKCHAFQGYRVGDIRGAISVTIDAKPIFRKYVLLDKSYILELILLWLVGNIFIFIWYKKLRKSILDKMEIYEEVIYGLVDLVEQRDTYTAGHSKRVAEYSVMIAKEMGYDKNTLDLLYRAGMLHDIGKIVTPDSILLKPGKLDKIEFELIKEHVTIGYEFLKKIEIYKDIAEIIKYHHERYDGKGYTEGLKGDEIPILSAILAVADAFDAMTTNRIYKGRKDINTALKEIKELAGEQFHPKVAEAAQKALKNVKIKNVSQVPKTKLELERFVYFFKDSLTGCYNQKYLEFVLSKNNDEFFNYKYIVFIYLHNFGEYNKKYGWKNGDKELARIARELRKVFSSGVVFRKEGDDFVVLCKNKISIDEKKLKNIVNDTIITISYEQKELDENLREKLIEELI; encoded by the coding sequence TTGTTTAAAGAAATAAAAACTATAAAAAAATTAGTAATATATCTTATTATATTTTGGACTTTTGTTATTACATTTTTTATTTTTTTTGATATATACAAGAGTTATATTTACGCTAGAAATGAAGCATTGTCACAAGCTAAAGTAAAAACACAGGATGATATAAATTTTAGGCACTGGGTTGCTTCACATGGTGGAGTTTATGTGCCTATCGATAAAAACACTCCTCCAAATCCTTATTTAGCCCATTTAAAAAACAGGGATGTGGAAACGTTTGATGGTCAACATTTAACACTTATGAATCCTGCTTACGCATTAAGACAATTATTATCAACATCATCTTCAAAATATAAAGACAAAATTACTAGCAATATTTTATTAAATCCTAATAACAAACCGGATGAATGGGAAAAAAAGGCTTTAAAGATTGTTATTAAAAATGAAAAGCCCTATTATGAATTTAAAAATCACGATTATTTAAGATATATGGTTCCATTTAAAGTAGAAAAAAGTTGTTTAAAGTGTCATGCTTTTCAGGGATATAGAGTTGGGGATATAAGAGGAGCAATTTCTGTTACAATTGATGCAAAACCTATATTTAGAAAATATGTTTTATTAGATAAAAGTTATATTTTAGAATTAATTTTATTATGGTTAGTGGGGAACATATTTATTTTTATATGGTATAAAAAACTTAGAAAATCTATTTTAGATAAAATGGAAATATATGAAGAAGTTATTTATGGACTTGTTGATTTAGTGGAACAGCGCGATACATATACCGCAGGTCATTCTAAAAGAGTTGCTGAATATTCTGTAATGATTGCTAAAGAAATGGGATATGATAAAAATACCTTAGATCTTTTATACAGGGCAGGTATGCTGCATGATATTGGAAAAATTGTAACACCGGATTCTATTCTTTTAAAACCTGGAAAATTAGATAAAATTGAATTTGAATTGATTAAAGAACATGTTACAATAGGTTATGAATTTTTGAAAAAAATAGAAATATATAAAGATATAGCTGAAATTATTAAATATCATCATGAAAGATATGACGGTAAAGGTTATACAGAGGGCTTAAAAGGAGATGAAATTCCTATTTTATCAGCAATTTTAGCAGTTGCGGATGCATTTGATGCAATGACAACTAACAGGATTTATAAGGGAAGAAAAGATATTAATACAGCTCTGAAAGAAATTAAGGAATTAGCCGGAGAGCAATTTCATCCTAAAGTTGCGGAAGCAGCACAGAAAGCATTGAAAAATGTAAAAATTAAAAATGTTTCTCAGGTTCCTAAAACAAAACTTGAATTAGAAAGATTTGTATATTTTTTTAAAGATTCACTTACGGGCTGTTATAATCAAAAATATTTGGAATTTGTATTATCTAAAAATAATGATGAATTTTTTAATTATAAATATATAGTTTTTATATATTTGCACAATTTCGGAGAGTACAATAAAAAATATGGATGGAAAAATGGGGATAAAGAACTAGCAAGAATTGCTAGAGAATTACGTAAAGTTTTTTCATCAGGCGTTGTTTTTAGAAAAGAGGGTGACGATTTTGTTGTGTTATGTAAAAATAAAATTTCAATAGATGAAAAAAAATTAAAAAATATTGTAAATGATACTATAATAACTATTTCATATGAACAAAAAGAATTAGATGAAAATTTAAGAGAAAAATTGATTGAAGAACTTATTTAA
- the modA gene encoding molybdate ABC transporter substrate-binding protein has protein sequence MKKLIISFSLLITLFSMDLNKYGIVLSSTNMEFVMKKIFKKFYQKYPNDHILVQYESTGKAVKDILNGYPYDMFLSADKKGALKVYNAHKAVTKPKLYTKGSLIIFFKNLNDKNYNFLKNKKIKKILIGNKQQTVYGNRTIEVLKNLHLYEKIKNKIEYKKNIAEVVDDVIWSKNKVAFIPKSAINLLPSKYNKKGINWIEINPKLYSPINQYFVISKKGLKKKSVRDFAHFLLSKEGQKILTSNGYLPIK, from the coding sequence ATGAAAAAATTAATTATTTCTTTTAGCTTATTGATTACATTATTTTCAATGGATTTAAATAAATATGGTATTGTTCTTTCTTCAACAAATATGGAATTTGTAATGAAAAAAATTTTTAAAAAATTTTATCAAAAATATCCAAACGATCATATTTTAGTTCAATATGAATCAACTGGCAAAGCAGTTAAAGACATCTTAAATGGATACCCTTATGATATGTTTCTTTCAGCAGATAAAAAAGGAGCATTAAAAGTATATAATGCACACAAAGCTGTTACAAAACCTAAACTTTATACAAAAGGTTCGCTAATCATATTTTTTAAAAATTTAAATGATAAAAATTATAATTTCTTAAAAAATAAAAAAATTAAAAAAATTTTAATTGGAAACAAACAGCAAACAGTTTATGGTAATAGAACTATTGAAGTTTTAAAAAATTTACATTTATATGAAAAAATAAAAAACAAAATAGAATACAAAAAAAACATTGCAGAAGTCGTTGATGATGTAATCTGGTCAAAAAACAAAGTAGCATTTATTCCAAAATCTGCAATTAATTTGTTACCATCTAAATATAATAAAAAAGGAATAAATTGGATAGAAATTAATCCAAAATTATATTCTCCAATTAATCAGTATTTCGTTATTTCAAAAAAAGGTTTAAAAAAGAAGTCAGTCAGAGATTTTGCACATTTTCTACTTTCAAAAGAGGGTCAAAAAATTTTAACATCTAACGGTTATTTACCAATTAAATAA
- a CDS encoding HU family DNA-binding protein: MKKSELIAAVAEKTGLSKKDSQAAIDATIEAIEEALKAGKKVSFIGFGSFEVVTRAPRVARVPGTGKEVQIPETKSVKFKVGKKLKELLNK; the protein is encoded by the coding sequence ATGAAAAAATCAGAACTTATCGCAGCGGTAGCAGAGAAAACAGGTCTTAGCAAAAAAGATTCTCAAGCAGCAATTGATGCAACAATTGAAGCTATTGAAGAAGCATTGAAAGCAGGTAAAAAAGTTAGTTTTATAGGATTTGGTAGTTTTGAAGTTGTAACAAGAGCACCGAGAGTTGCAAGAGTTCCGGGAACAGGTAAAGAAGTACAAATCCCTGAAACTAAATCAGTAAAATTCAAAGTAGGTAAAAAATTAAAAGAATTACTTAACAAATAA
- a CDS encoding CoA-binding protein: protein MSSCELPSAKKADKNICKLLKNTKTIVVVGLSPKPHRASNQVAKYMQDKGYKIIPVYPREDEILGEKVYRSLDEIDFEVDIVDIFRKSEDTPPIVEKAVKLPGIKCVFLQESIKNNKSKEIAENAGIFYVEDKCIMVEHIRCEKEGLL from the coding sequence ATGTCATCTTGCGAGTTACCTTCAGCAAAAAAAGCCGATAAAAATATATGTAAATTACTTAAAAATACTAAAACAATAGTCGTTGTGGGTCTTTCTCCAAAACCTCACAGGGCTTCAAATCAGGTAGCAAAGTATATGCAGGATAAAGGATATAAAATTATTCCTGTTTATCCGAGGGAAGATGAAATTTTGGGAGAAAAAGTATATAGAAGTTTAGACGAAATAGATTTTGAAGTGGATATTGTTGATATTTTCAGAAAAAGTGAGGATACTCCACCTATTGTAGAAAAAGCTGTAAAATTACCTGGAATTAAATGTGTGTTTTTACAGGAAAGCATAAAGAACAATAAATCAAAAGAGATAGCAGAAAATGCAGGAATTTTTTATGTAGAAGATAAATGCATAATGGTAGAACATATCAGATGTGAGAAAGAAGGTTTGTTATGA
- the ilvA gene encoding threonine ammonia-lyase, whose translation MINLEKIKEAKTRVNKVIYKTPFAYAPTLSQKVGNEIYLKKENLQITGAFKLRGAFNKIASLPEEKRKKGVIAASAGNHAQGVAFSANYFNIPSIIVMPEATPLTKVSGVKEYGGEVVLAGNNYDEAYEYAVKLAKEKGYEFIHPFADFDVMAGQGTIALEMLERVPDLDYIIVPIGGGGLISGIASAAKQINPKIKVIGVTAAGAPAMRLSFLSGSVQDSAFVKTIADGIAVRDTSPITYEIIKETVDDIVEVDDEEIANAILFLMERQKVVVEGAGAVGVAALLHHKIKFSAPKKVGVVLSGGNIDVTMINLIIEKGLLKSHRKMKLIVTLVDKPGSLMRLTEILTEQKANIVQIGYDRTDLNLAIGDANVTIALETRGLEHQEAIKRALHKNKYKFVVE comes from the coding sequence ATGATAAATTTAGAAAAAATAAAAGAAGCTAAAACAAGGGTAAATAAGGTAATTTACAAAACACCGTTTGCTTATGCCCCCACTCTTTCTCAAAAAGTGGGGAATGAAATATATTTAAAAAAAGAAAATTTACAAATTACAGGTGCTTTTAAGTTAAGAGGTGCTTTTAATAAAATTGCTTCCCTTCCGGAAGAAAAAAGAAAAAAAGGAGTTATTGCGGCAAGTGCCGGTAATCATGCCCAAGGTGTTGCATTCAGCGCAAATTATTTTAATATTCCATCAATCATAGTTATGCCAGAAGCTACCCCTTTAACAAAAGTAAGTGGTGTTAAAGAATATGGCGGAGAAGTTGTACTTGCAGGAAACAATTATGATGAAGCGTATGAATATGCTGTAAAATTGGCCAAAGAAAAAGGGTATGAATTTATTCATCCTTTTGCTGATTTTGATGTAATGGCCGGGCAGGGGACTATTGCACTTGAGATGCTTGAGAGAGTTCCTGATTTGGATTATATAATTGTGCCGATTGGGGGAGGCGGATTAATCAGTGGTATTGCCTCAGCCGCAAAACAGATTAATCCCAAAATAAAGGTTATTGGAGTTACGGCTGCCGGAGCTCCTGCTATGAGACTTAGTTTTCTCAGCGGTTCTGTACAAGACAGCGCATTTGTAAAAACAATCGCAGACGGTATAGCTGTAAGAGACACTTCGCCTATAACTTATGAAATCATAAAAGAAACAGTTGATGATATAGTTGAGGTTGATGATGAAGAGATAGCAAATGCTATATTATTTTTAATGGAAAGACAAAAAGTTGTTGTTGAAGGGGCGGGGGCAGTAGGTGTTGCAGCTCTTTTGCATCACAAAATAAAATTTTCTGCCCCTAAAAAAGTGGGTGTTGTTTTAAGCGGTGGAAATATTGATGTTACAATGATTAATTTAATTATTGAAAAAGGTCTATTAAAATCTCACAGAAAAATGAAATTAATTGTAACTCTTGTTGATAAACCGGGTTCACTTATGAGACTTACAGAAATATTAACGGAACAAAAAGCGAACATAGTTCAAATCGGTTATGACAGGACTGATTTGAATTTGGCAATAGGTGATGCAAATGTGACAATCGCACTTGAAACAAGAGGGCTTGAACATCAAGAGGCAATAAAAAGAGCACTTCATAAAAATAAATATAAATTTGTAGTAGAATAA
- the gatB gene encoding Asp-tRNA(Asn)/Glu-tRNA(Gln) amidotransferase subunit GatB: MKYEVVIGLEVHVQLNTKTKIFCSCATSFGDTPNTNTCPVCLGLPGALPVLNKEAVRKAVMFGKAVNATINKRSIFARKNYFYPDLPKGYQISQFEIPIVEHGELFIEVDGKTKRIGITRAHLEEDAGKNMHEGEYSKVDLNRAGTPLLEIVSEPDMRSSDEAIAYLKKLHAIVKYLGISDANMQEGSFRCDANVSVRPMGQKEFGTRVEIKNINSFRFIKQAIEYEIQRHIEAYEYDEYDKEVVQETRLFDSKTGETRSMRGKEESADYRYFPDPDLLPLDVPEEFFDIEIPELPDEKKERYIKEYKLKEYDAGVLTSEPALAEFFEKMVSLGVEPNAANRWLAIELLGRLNKQNISIENSPVSAEKLALIAIREKEAVISGAGGKKVLDLLMEEDIEVDAAIEKLGLKQISDEGAIEKIVDEVLAANEDKVAEYKAGKEKLFGFFVGQVMKASRGKANPQVVNKLLKSKLS, from the coding sequence ATGAAATATGAAGTAGTAATAGGGCTTGAAGTACACGTACAACTTAATACAAAAACAAAAATATTCTGTAGCTGTGCTACAAGTTTTGGAGACACTCCAAATACTAATACATGTCCTGTGTGTTTAGGATTACCAGGGGCTTTACCTGTTCTTAACAAAGAAGCAGTAAGAAAAGCGGTCATGTTTGGTAAAGCTGTAAATGCTACAATAAATAAAAGAAGTATTTTTGCGAGAAAAAATTACTTTTATCCGGATTTGCCAAAAGGTTATCAAATAAGCCAGTTCGAAATCCCAATTGTTGAACACGGTGAATTATTCATAGAAGTTGACGGAAAAACAAAAAGAATAGGAATTACGAGAGCCCATTTGGAAGAAGATGCAGGAAAAAATATGCATGAGGGAGAATATTCAAAAGTTGATCTCAATAGAGCCGGAACCCCTTTGCTTGAGATTGTAAGTGAACCTGATATGAGAAGCAGCGATGAAGCGATTGCATATCTTAAAAAACTTCATGCAATTGTAAAATATCTCGGAATCAGTGATGCAAATATGCAGGAGGGAAGTTTCAGGTGTGATGCAAATGTTTCAGTAAGACCTATGGGACAAAAAGAATTCGGTACAAGGGTTGAAATTAAAAACATAAATTCATTCAGATTTATTAAGCAGGCAATCGAATATGAGATTCAGAGGCATATTGAAGCATACGAATATGATGAATATGATAAAGAAGTGGTGCAGGAAACAAGACTTTTTGACAGTAAAACTGGTGAAACCAGAAGTATGAGGGGAAAAGAAGAGAGTGCTGATTACAGATATTTTCCGGATCCGGATTTACTTCCGCTTGATGTTCCTGAAGAATTTTTTGATATTGAAATTCCTGAACTTCCTGATGAAAAAAAAGAAAGATACATAAAAGAATATAAACTCAAAGAATATGATGCTGGAGTTTTAACAAGCGAGCCTGCATTGGCTGAATTTTTTGAAAAAATGGTTTCTCTTGGCGTTGAACCAAATGCGGCAAACAGATGGCTTGCAATTGAACTTTTAGGAAGACTAAACAAACAAAATATTTCAATTGAAAATTCTCCTGTATCAGCTGAAAAACTTGCACTTATTGCAATAAGGGAAAAAGAGGCTGTAATTAGCGGAGCCGGAGGTAAAAAAGTATTAGACCTTTTAATGGAAGAAGACATTGAAGTTGATGCGGCTATTGAGAAATTAGGACTAAAACAAATAAGCGATGAGGGGGCGATTGAAAAAATCGTGGATGAGGTTTTAGCTGCGAATGAAGATAAAGTAGCTGAATATAAAGCCGGAAAAGAAAAACTTTTTGGATTTTTTGTGGGACAGGTTATGAAAGCAAGCCGTGGAAAAGCAAATCCACAGGTTGTAAATAAACTCCTTAAAAGTAAGCTTTCTTGA
- a CDS encoding NAD-binding protein — protein MKRESKLVKALVAFAFYLDGNEKYIKFKRKTDRLLNDPTYMPNKIFDIFMLILVSISVAILLYDVKHNINPFLEKFDFYVVTTIFVIEYILRVWVYNDIHKIILEEYEISSFLERGFDLKGVIFKIVKTKLEYMTTPFAIIDFLAILPAFRSLRIFRIFIIFRLFKILRYTNNLNIFLSVLKEKKFELFIVLIAVVFIVFIGGSIIYVFEAHINPNIKNLFDAYYWALITISTVGYGDISPVTQEGRTLTMFLIIVGVGIISFTTSIIASAFTEKLYEVKTEKVFREVDHYNEFYLICGFSDEAEILAEKLKKEKRDFLIVDTDENRVNDATIRGYEAVKGDITQKVFLKKINFNKITKIFVLTNSDITNTFITLTLRSFSKNAEIIALAHEEKNISKLEKVGANYVIVPTKATALLAGVYIGSPITFAVIDAILSEKKNAIIDEIKVIENSILDGKLIGEIDFDKYKILLFGVLKSKESEMLQKTFSLSKGHFYFNPPFDLKLEAGDIIVIMGYSVSINYFKYQIEKSSI, from the coding sequence TTGAAAAGAGAATCAAAACTTGTAAAAGCCCTTGTGGCTTTTGCTTTTTATTTGGATGGAAACGAAAAATATATAAAATTTAAAAGAAAAACAGACAGACTTCTTAACGACCCTACTTATATGCCTAATAAAATATTTGACATATTTATGCTTATTTTAGTAAGTATCAGTGTTGCAATATTACTATATGATGTTAAGCATAATATAAATCCTTTTTTGGAAAAATTTGATTTTTATGTAGTTACTACAATTTTTGTAATTGAATATATTCTAAGGGTGTGGGTATATAACGATATACATAAAATTATTTTAGAGGAATATGAAATATCGAGTTTTTTGGAAAGAGGATTTGATTTAAAAGGGGTGATTTTTAAAATAGTAAAAACAAAACTTGAATATATGACCACCCCTTTTGCAATAATTGATTTTTTAGCTATTTTACCTGCATTTAGAAGTTTAAGAATTTTTAGAATTTTTATAATTTTCAGACTTTTTAAAATTTTAAGATATACCAATAATCTAAATATTTTTCTAAGTGTTTTAAAAGAGAAAAAATTTGAATTATTCATAGTATTAATTGCCGTTGTTTTTATTGTGTTTATAGGAGGTTCGATTATATATGTTTTTGAAGCTCATATCAACCCAAATATAAAAAACCTTTTTGATGCTTATTATTGGGCTTTAATTACAATTTCCACCGTCGGTTATGGGGATATTTCTCCTGTTACCCAGGAAGGAAGAACATTAACAATGTTTTTAATTATTGTTGGTGTGGGAATTATCTCATTTACAACGTCAATTATAGCAAGTGCATTTACAGAAAAATTATATGAGGTTAAAACAGAAAAAGTATTTAGGGAAGTTGACCATTATAATGAATTTTATTTAATTTGCGGATTTTCGGACGAGGCTGAAATATTGGCCGAAAAATTAAAAAAAGAAAAAAGAGATTTTTTAATTGTGGATACAGATGAAAACAGGGTAAATGATGCAACGATAAGAGGATACGAAGCTGTTAAGGGGGATATTACACAAAAAGTTTTTTTGAAAAAAATCAATTTTAATAAAATAACAAAAATTTTTGTATTAACTAATTCTGACATTACGAATACCTTTATAACCCTTACTTTAAGAAGTTTTTCAAAAAATGCTGAAATTATTGCATTGGCTCATGAGGAAAAAAATATTTCAAAATTGGAAAAAGTAGGAGCCAATTATGTTATTGTCCCCACCAAGGCGACGGCTCTTCTTGCAGGTGTTTATATTGGAAGTCCAATTACATTTGCAGTAATTGATGCTATTTTAAGTGAAAAGAAAAATGCAATTATTGATGAGATAAAAGTAATTGAAAATTCTATTTTAGACGGTAAATTAATTGGTGAAATCGATTTTGACAAATATAAAATATTACTTTTTGGGGTATTAAAATCAAAAGAATCTGAAATGCTTCAAAAAACCTTTTCTTTATCTAAAGGGCATTTTTATTTCAATCCTCCATTTGATCTGAAACTGGAAGCTGGGGATATTATTGTTATTATGGGATACAGTGTAAGTATAAACTATTTTAAATATCAAATTGAAAAGAGTAGTATATGA
- a CDS encoding potassium channel family protein — MKIAIFGFNKFGEKIASTLKKQNVIIIVFDENEEKKAKEKFFDVLLLKEITDEELNKIEEISYAICALKDEEKNLFLVLSLREIFPKLNIVAKVSSKENEYKYKLAGADKILNPYEIIANRIMTILKKPLTLKVIEEIIFSDNKLSFSEIVIPENSFLEGKAIKDVYKEIQGIYNLLIIGIVDKQISDEVIFVTKGINHILNHKDVLVVVGDIDEIERFKNDLEIFKGMQ, encoded by the coding sequence ATGAAAATAGCTATTTTTGGATTTAACAAATTTGGGGAAAAAATTGCTTCAACTTTAAAAAAACAAAATGTAATAATAATTGTTTTTGATGAAAATGAGGAAAAAAAAGCTAAAGAAAAATTTTTTGATGTTCTTTTGCTAAAAGAAATTACAGATGAGGAGTTAAATAAAATTGAAGAGATAAGTTATGCAATCTGTGCTTTGAAAGATGAGGAAAAAAATCTGTTTTTGGTTTTGTCTTTAAGAGAAATTTTTCCTAAACTAAATATTGTAGCAAAAGTTTCAAGTAAAGAAAATGAATACAAATATAAATTAGCAGGAGCGGATAAAATATTGAATCCTTATGAAATCATTGCGAACAGAATTATGACAATACTTAAGAAACCTTTAACTCTTAAAGTTATCGAAGAAATTATTTTTTCCGACAATAAACTTTCTTTTTCTGAAATTGTAATACCTGAAAATTCTTTTTTAGAAGGTAAAGCTATTAAAGATGTTTATAAGGAAATACAGGGTATTTATAATTTGTTAATTATAGGAATTGTTGATAAACAAATAAGTGATGAAGTTATTTTTGTTACAAAAGGTATAAATCATATTTTAAATCATAAAGATGTATTAGTGGTAGTCGGAGATATAGACGAAATTGAAAGATTTAAAAACGATTTAGAAATATTTAAAGGAATGCAATGA
- a CDS encoding NAD(P)H-dependent glycerol-3-phosphate dehydrogenase: protein MISIIGAGSWGSALYHAIKQKVEGEIVITSRRRRNIEGFVDIEKALESEYIVIAIAAQAIKNFLKKYNLKDKKVLVASKGIDKDELKFLNEIFEEYVSINDLAFLSGPSFAKEVKENKPTALVIASKNMELAKKFKTFFPKFIKIYIDDDVEGIEVAGAYKNVIAIAAGICEGLNLGANAKAALISRGLVEIDRFGEFFGAKKDTFLDVAGAGDLFLTANSTMSRNYRVGINLAKGKVLDDILNELGEVAEGVYTTEAIYKLSQKNNIYTPIATEVYKILYTGKKPVESLRDLLI, encoded by the coding sequence ATGATATCTATTATTGGAGCTGGCAGTTGGGGAAGCGCTTTATATCATGCCATAAAGCAAAAAGTAGAAGGTGAGATTGTTATTACTTCTCGAAGAAGAAGAAACATTGAAGGGTTTGTTGATATTGAAAAGGCTTTGGAAAGTGAATATATTGTTATTGCAATAGCAGCTCAGGCTATAAAAAATTTTTTAAAAAAGTATAATTTAAAAGATAAAAAAGTTCTAGTTGCAAGTAAGGGTATTGATAAAGATGAATTAAAATTTTTAAATGAAATATTCGAGGAATATGTAAGCATTAATGATCTTGCTTTTCTTTCAGGCCCTTCATTTGCAAAAGAGGTAAAAGAAAATAAACCGACAGCTCTTGTAATTGCTTCCAAAAATATGGAGTTGGCAAAAAAATTTAAAACTTTTTTCCCAAAATTTATAAAAATTTATATAGATGATGATGTTGAGGGTATTGAAGTGGCCGGGGCGTATAAGAATGTAATAGCAATTGCAGCCGGAATATGTGAAGGTCTTAATTTAGGAGCCAATGCAAAAGCCGCATTAATTAGCAGGGGACTTGTTGAAATAGACAGATTCGGAGAATTTTTCGGAGCAAAAAAAGATACTTTTTTGGATGTGGCTGGAGCGGGGGATTTGTTTTTAACAGCAAATTCCACAATGAGCAGGAATTACAGGGTTGGAATAAATTTAGCCAAAGGCAAAGTTTTAGATGATATATTAAATGAACTAGGTGAGGTTGCAGAAGGTGTATATACCACAGAAGCAATTTATAAATTGTCACAAAAGAATAATATTTATACTCCAATTGCCACAGAAGTATATAAAATTTTATATACCGGTAAAAAACCGGTAGAATCTTTAAGAGATTTGCTTATTTAG
- a CDS encoding TlyA family RNA methyltransferase produces MRIDKFLVLKGYVTSRNKASELIKNNKIKVNGKIVNKTSFEVNEDDKIEILEKKIYVSRAACKLKNYLEKFNINFNGKTVLDIGASTGGFSEVSLEKGAEKVVAVDVGTNQLAEKLKNNPKIESYENTDFRNFEYKEKFDVIVSDVSFISLNKLIKKIDKFAKKDIILLFKPQFEVGINIKRDKKGVVLDKIAIEKARKNFEKNCKNLNWKLIRNEESSIKGKEGNIEYIYHFVKESND; encoded by the coding sequence GTGAGGATAGATAAATTTTTGGTTTTGAAAGGATATGTAACTTCAAGAAACAAAGCAAGTGAGCTTATAAAAAATAATAAAATAAAAGTAAACGGAAAAATAGTTAATAAAACTTCCTTCGAGGTAAATGAAGATGATAAAATTGAAATTTTAGAAAAAAAAATTTATGTTAGCAGAGCAGCGTGTAAACTTAAAAATTATTTAGAAAAATTTAACATAAATTTTAACGGAAAAACAGTTTTGGATATCGGAGCAAGTACAGGAGGTTTTAGTGAAGTTAGCCTTGAAAAAGGGGCTGAAAAAGTTGTTGCCGTTGATGTTGGGACAAATCAGCTGGCAGAAAAATTAAAAAACAATCCCAAAATTGAGTCTTATGAAAATACTGATTTTAGAAATTTTGAATATAAAGAAAAATTTGATGTAATTGTAAGTGACGTTAGTTTTATATCTTTAAACAAATTGATTAAAAAAATTGATAAATTCGCTAAAAAAGATATTATATTACTTTTTAAACCGCAATTCGAGGTTGGAATTAATATTAAAAGAGATAAAAAAGGTGTGGTTTTAGATAAAATAGCAATAGAAAAAGCAAGAAAAAATTTTGAAAAAAATTGTAAAAATTTAAACTGGAAGCTTATTAGAAATGAAGAATCAAGTATTAAAGGAAAAGAAGGAAATATTGAATATATTTACCATTTTGTAAAGGAAAGCAATGATTAA